Proteins from one Ktedonobacterales bacterium genomic window:
- a CDS encoding thymidine phosphorylase, which translates to MQTVELIKRKRDGHALSAEEIERLVRGFTQGEIPDYQFSALLMAILWRGMNAQETADLTLAMARSGEQLEVRRTISPVVDKHSTGGVGDKVTLAVAPLVAACGLPVAKMTGRGLGHTGGTVDKLESISGFRAALSREEFWSILRAHQLVLAGQSNDLVPADGKIYALRDVTGTVDSIPLIASSIMSKKLAIGASHLLLDVKVGSGAFMKTIPDAEALAQTMVEIGTRAGVQTAAVISAMDQPLGQAVGNALELREAIHILQGKGPADVTALCHHEVASLLEMTGLAANREEAEASVRQAISTGAALDKLAAVIEAQGGDARQAQEPALLPAAPIRIPLPASRAGYIAGIDAERVGLAAMKLGAGRFKKGDPIDHATGLLLFARIGDQVEAGQPLLEIHARTEAQAQAIQAELLSAYGWSDEPVSPGPLIYGEISSGAGAF; encoded by the coding sequence ATGCAAACCGTTGAGCTTATCAAGCGCAAGCGCGATGGTCACGCGCTCAGCGCGGAAGAGATTGAGCGGCTTGTCCGAGGCTTCACTCAGGGCGAGATTCCCGACTATCAATTCTCCGCGCTGCTCATGGCAATTCTCTGGCGCGGCATGAACGCCCAGGAAACCGCCGACCTGACGCTGGCAATGGCGCGGTCCGGCGAACAGTTGGAGGTTCGCCGGACTATCTCGCCAGTGGTTGATAAGCACAGCACCGGCGGCGTGGGCGATAAAGTCACGCTGGCCGTCGCGCCGCTGGTGGCCGCCTGCGGTTTACCTGTTGCCAAGATGACCGGGCGCGGCCTGGGCCATACTGGCGGCACCGTTGATAAGCTGGAGTCGATCAGTGGCTTTCGGGCGGCGCTCTCGCGCGAGGAGTTCTGGTCCATCCTGCGCGCCCATCAGCTGGTCCTTGCCGGACAGTCGAACGACCTGGTGCCTGCCGATGGCAAGATATACGCGCTGCGCGATGTCACCGGAACGGTTGACAGCATCCCTTTAATCGCTTCCAGCATCATGAGCAAGAAGCTCGCTATTGGCGCTTCGCATCTGCTGTTGGATGTCAAGGTTGGTTCGGGCGCGTTTATGAAGACGATCCCAGACGCAGAGGCGCTGGCGCAGACGATGGTAGAGATCGGCACGCGCGCAGGCGTGCAGACGGCTGCGGTGATCTCGGCGATGGACCAGCCCCTGGGGCAAGCCGTCGGCAACGCCCTGGAACTGAGGGAGGCGATCCACATCCTCCAGGGCAAGGGGCCAGCAGATGTAACTGCCCTCTGCCATCACGAGGTGGCGAGCCTGCTGGAGATGACGGGACTCGCTGCCAACCGAGAAGAGGCCGAGGCCAGCGTGCGTCAGGCCATCAGCACTGGCGCCGCGCTTGATAAACTGGCAGCAGTGATAGAGGCGCAAGGTGGCGACGCGCGTCAGGCGCAAGAACCGGCTTTGCTGCCAGCCGCGCCGATACGGATACCGCTGCCAGCCTCGCGCGCAGGCTATATCGCGGGGATTGATGCCGAGCGCGTCGGGCTGGCAGCCATGAAGCTGGGCGCCGGACGTTTCAAGAAGGGCGATCCTATCGATCACGCCACCGGCCTGCTTCTTTTCGCCAGGATTGGCGATCAGGTGGAGGCTGGACAGCCGCTGCTTGAGATTCACGCGCGCACCGAAGCCCAGGCGCAGGCGATTCAGGCCGAACTTCTCAGCGCCTATGGCTGGAGCGATGAGCCGGTTTCGCCTGGCCCATTGATTTACGGCGAAATCTCCAGCGGGGCAGGCGCTTTTTAG
- a CDS encoding VWA domain-containing protein — MAGEVLLQCQISKPAMPVTSEGQVAYILALVRPAESLQALRFPLNFALVLDRSFSMRGANLQAVKEGVGLLVDALGPNDCLSVVSFKGKADVIVPAQPVQDKKAIKAAVDGMRAWGGTKMSEGLRGGLQELSKYMRPDVVSRLVVLTDGRTSGDEAECRDVADQARAWGVGIYPLGLGANWDEMLLDDLGQRSGGMPAEFVQQPADMLRIFQQQAQSAAAIAVRNTMLHLRLPPGVAARRAVRMLPIVDDLGEAVLHSMKIEVSLGDLPREATQGVLFELLIEPRTAGHFRIAQIELTYDIPLLGLMKQSMRQDMLVAFVNDPAQAAAVDETVMAYAQRANAYRLVNRALDEYRRTGHSTVRMAQNATAMLDDLTRAQLEQLMAGQVAPEQASAVMKGINTRARRMTERMEEGDPLDSGKRKPQRQAKKRAP; from the coding sequence ATGGCAGGCGAGGTACTGCTGCAATGCCAGATAAGCAAACCAGCAATGCCGGTGACGAGCGAGGGGCAGGTGGCGTATATTCTGGCGCTGGTGCGTCCTGCGGAGTCTTTGCAGGCGCTGCGCTTTCCGCTGAACTTTGCGCTGGTGCTTGATCGCTCCTTTTCGATGCGCGGGGCCAACCTTCAGGCCGTAAAAGAAGGCGTTGGCCTGCTGGTTGATGCGCTGGGGCCAAACGATTGTCTTTCAGTGGTGTCGTTCAAGGGCAAAGCGGATGTAATTGTGCCTGCCCAGCCGGTGCAGGATAAAAAAGCCATCAAAGCTGCGGTGGATGGGATGCGCGCCTGGGGCGGCACAAAGATGTCCGAGGGCTTGCGCGGCGGCTTGCAAGAACTCAGCAAATATATGCGCCCGGATGTGGTCAGCCGCCTGGTGGTCTTGACCGATGGCCGTACATCGGGTGACGAGGCCGAATGCCGCGACGTGGCCGACCAGGCGCGCGCCTGGGGGGTCGGCATCTATCCGCTGGGGTTGGGCGCAAACTGGGATGAGATGCTGCTCGATGATCTGGGCCAGCGCAGCGGCGGCATGCCCGCAGAGTTCGTGCAACAACCGGCAGATATGTTACGTATCTTTCAACAGCAGGCCCAATCTGCTGCGGCGATAGCGGTGCGCAACACCATGCTGCATTTGCGCCTGCCTCCAGGGGTGGCCGCGCGTCGCGCGGTGCGTATGCTGCCCATCGTGGATGACCTGGGCGAAGCGGTCTTGCACTCGATGAAGATCGAGGTCTCCCTGGGCGATCTACCGCGTGAAGCCACACAGGGCGTGCTGTTTGAGTTGTTGATCGAGCCACGCACCGCCGGACACTTTCGCATCGCCCAGATTGAACTGACCTATGATATACCCTTGCTGGGCCTGATGAAACAGAGCATGCGCCAGGATATGCTGGTGGCCTTTGTGAACGATCCAGCGCAGGCGGCGGCAGTTGATGAGACGGTCATGGCCTATGCCCAGCGCGCCAATGCGTATCGCCTGGTGAACCGCGCGCTCGATGAATACCGGCGCACCGGACACTCGACGGTGCGCATGGCTCAGAACGCAACAGCCATGCTGGACGACCTGACCCGCGCGCAACTGGAGCAACTGATGGCCGGACAGGTTGCCCCTGAGCAGGCGTCGGCGGTGATGAAGGGCATCAATACGCGCGCCCGGCGTATGACCGAGCGTATGGAAGAAGGCGATCCGCTCGACAGCGGCAAGCGCAAACCCCAACGGCAGGCGAAAAAGCGCGCGCCTTGA
- a CDS encoding VWA domain-containing protein — MPFGGGGHAREGEAHVPALHLHCQVGRPRIAVSAAGQLTYVLATVQATDAIQAARFPLNFCFVLDTSGSMSGKKIEAVRTAVSILIDQMLPDDIVSVVSFSGNGKVIVPAQPTSNKLAIQTLVAGLRTGGGTQMARGMALGLEELKKRHSPHVVTRMVLLTDGRTSNRNKCLELADSARILAIPIHPMGVGSEWNEKLLDEVGARSRGQPAEFIREPADALTMFQQQFQSAAAVAVRNATLTLDLPAGVTPRRVIKTLPLISDLGQSGLSDRRALVPLGDIERGAPQAVLIELMALAQRPGSFRLARAEVAYDVPNLGFFNETVAADVLVEYVADAAQAQAVNAEVMNMAEKASAHRLVTRALDEYRETGKVTTRLAPNVLANLDPETQAALSQLAQGQASGGAAETIVKEISQKTRRLTQRLDR; from the coding sequence ATGCCATTTGGAGGAGGCGGCCATGCTCGTGAGGGCGAAGCGCATGTTCCGGCGCTGCACCTGCATTGCCAGGTAGGGCGACCTCGCATAGCCGTTTCAGCGGCTGGGCAGCTTACCTATGTCCTGGCTACGGTGCAGGCGACGGATGCCATCCAGGCGGCGCGCTTCCCCTTGAACTTCTGCTTTGTCCTCGATACTTCTGGCTCGATGAGCGGAAAGAAAATAGAAGCGGTGCGCACAGCGGTCAGCATCCTGATCGATCAGATGCTGCCGGATGACATCGTTTCGGTGGTTTCGTTTTCGGGCAATGGCAAGGTGATTGTCCCCGCGCAGCCGACCAGCAATAAGCTGGCGATCCAAACGCTGGTCGCGGGCCTGCGCACAGGCGGTGGCACACAGATGGCGCGGGGCATGGCGCTTGGCCTGGAGGAACTGAAGAAGCGCCATAGCCCGCATGTCGTCACGCGCATGGTGCTGCTGACGGACGGGCGCACTTCCAACCGGAACAAATGCCTGGAACTGGCCGACAGCGCCCGTATTCTGGCGATCCCCATTCATCCGATGGGCGTGGGATCAGAGTGGAACGAGAAGCTGCTCGACGAAGTGGGCGCGCGCAGCCGAGGGCAACCGGCGGAGTTTATCCGCGAGCCTGCCGATGCGCTGACGATGTTTCAGCAGCAGTTTCAGAGCGCGGCGGCGGTGGCGGTGCGCAACGCGACGCTGACACTGGACTTGCCCGCTGGGGTGACGCCGCGCCGCGTCATCAAAACGCTGCCGTTGATTAGCGATCTGGGCCAGTCGGGCCTTTCTGATCGGCGGGCGCTGGTCCCCCTGGGAGATATTGAGCGCGGCGCGCCGCAGGCCGTGTTGATCGAATTGATGGCGCTGGCACAGCGGCCAGGCAGTTTCCGGCTGGCGCGCGCGGAAGTAGCGTATGATGTGCCGAATCTGGGCTTCTTTAACGAAACCGTAGCAGCGGATGTACTCGTCGAGTACGTCGCCGATGCGGCGCAGGCGCAGGCGGTGAACGCGGAGGTGATGAATATGGCGGAGAAAGCCAGCGCCCATCGGCTGGTGACGCGCGCATTGGATGAATATCGTGAGACAGGAAAAGTGACGACGCGCCTGGCCCCCAATGTGCTGGCGAATCTGGACCCCGAAACCCAGGCGGCGCTCAGCCAGTTGGCGCAGGGCCAGGCCAGCGGCGGCGCGGCGGAAACCATAGTCAAGGAGATCAGCCAGAAAACCCGGCGACTCACCCAGCGGCTGGATCGCTAA
- the queD gene encoding 6-carboxytetrahydropterin synthase QueD, which produces MEIFKEFTFEAAHRLPHVPADHKCARLHGHSFRIELHVRGAVDPATGWIMDFADIKRAFQPLYDQLDHNYLNEIEGLANPTSEHLARWVWQRLHPALPGLCRVVVHETCTSGCIYQGEDD; this is translated from the coding sequence ATGGAGATTTTCAAGGAGTTTACCTTTGAGGCCGCGCACCGCCTGCCGCACGTTCCGGCAGACCACAAGTGCGCGCGGCTGCATGGGCATTCTTTTCGCATAGAACTGCACGTGCGCGGGGCGGTGGACCCGGCAACAGGCTGGATAATGGACTTTGCCGACATCAAGCGCGCCTTCCAGCCGCTTTACGACCAGTTGGACCACAACTACCTCAACGAGATCGAGGGCCTCGCCAACCCGACAAGTGAGCATCTGGCCCGCTGGGTCTGGCAGCGGCTGCATCCCGCATTACCAGGGCTATGCCGGGTCGTCGTCCACGAAACCTGCACCTCCGGCTGCATCTACCAGGGAGAGGACGACTGA
- a CDS encoding alpha/beta hydrolase, translating into MQTASSSTITPHTHHRKVRSIHYTLSYTLQGQEHGTDSAVLLLHGLPGDSFSWRRIAPVLAARRAVYTFDMLSYGKSDHPWPADVSIWGQADVLAPCLRTLGLSNIVLVGYDVGGGVAQVLATRMAAERIKAIVLISTTCYAQAFADNWPLPDMSQRQEYDAPRRTTSEQLLADFKATFPRGAANPKAITSDILEHYLAPWTSEVGKENLFQHIRKQLPNYSMSVASDMKWVNKPVLIIWGEKDEALSPAYAERLHRDIPGSRLSLLPDTGHLVLEEAPDAVARLIGDFIAGL; encoded by the coding sequence ATGCAGACAGCATCTTCCAGCACGATCACCCCCCACACACATCACCGCAAGGTACGTTCTATCCACTATACCCTGAGCTACACGCTCCAGGGGCAGGAACACGGCACAGATAGCGCGGTCCTCCTTCTGCATGGGCTGCCCGGCGATTCGTTCTCCTGGCGGCGCATTGCGCCAGTACTCGCTGCCAGGCGCGCCGTCTACACCTTCGACATGCTCAGCTACGGCAAATCAGACCATCCCTGGCCTGCCGATGTCTCCATCTGGGGGCAGGCGGATGTCCTGGCCCCTTGCCTGCGCACGCTCGGCCTCTCCAATATCGTGCTGGTCGGCTATGATGTTGGCGGAGGCGTGGCCCAGGTGCTGGCGACCCGCATGGCAGCCGAGCGTATCAAGGCCATCGTGTTGATTAGCACTACCTGCTATGCCCAGGCTTTCGCCGATAACTGGCCGCTGCCGGATATGAGCCAGCGCCAGGAGTACGACGCTCCACGCCGTACCACCAGCGAGCAACTGCTCGCAGACTTCAAGGCCACCTTTCCCAGGGGCGCGGCCAATCCCAAGGCAATCACCTCTGATATTCTGGAGCATTACCTCGCGCCCTGGACCAGCGAGGTTGGCAAAGAAAACCTCTTCCAGCACATTCGCAAGCAGCTTCCAAACTACAGTATGTCTGTGGCCTCCGATATGAAATGGGTGAACAAGCCTGTTCTCATCATCTGGGGCGAAAAAGACGAGGCGCTATCCCCCGCCTATGCTGAGCGCCTGCACCGCGATATTCCCGGATCGCGCCTGTCGCTGCTGCCCGACACCGGGCATCTTGTTCTGGAAGAAGCGCCCGATGCCGTTGCGCGCCTCATCGGCGATTTCATCGCGGGCCTCTAA
- the queF gene encoding preQ(1) synthase: MPKKTTKATKRDKTNEELTKDLTLLGREVRQPVRKLETFPNQHPGRPYTVTLVCPEFTCVCPMTGQPDFATITIRYIPDQRIVESKSLKLYLWSYREEGVFHEQVTNQILDDLVKALQPVSCHVTGAFSVRGGISITVDATYAQTPEAAQQAQG, from the coding sequence ATGCCCAAGAAGACGACAAAAGCGACAAAACGCGATAAAACGAATGAGGAGCTAACCAAAGATTTGACCCTGCTGGGGCGCGAGGTGCGCCAGCCAGTGCGCAAACTGGAGACGTTTCCTAACCAGCACCCTGGCCGACCCTATACGGTCACGCTGGTCTGCCCGGAGTTTACCTGTGTCTGCCCCATGACGGGGCAGCCGGACTTTGCGACGATCACCATCCGCTACATCCCCGATCAGCGCATCGTGGAGTCTAAATCGCTCAAGTTGTACCTGTGGTCCTATCGGGAAGAAGGCGTCTTTCACGAGCAGGTGACGAATCAGATTCTCGATGATCTGGTGAAGGCGTTGCAGCCGGTCTCCTGCCATGTGACCGGCGCGTTTAGTGTGCGCGGCGGCATTTCGATCACCGTTGACGCGACGTATGCGCAGACGCCAGAGGCCGCGCAGCAAGCCCAGGGATGA
- the queE gene encoding 7-carboxy-7-deazaguanine synthase — translation MSYAVKEIFYTLQGEGANVGRPAVFCRFAGCNLWSGREADRASAICTFCDTDFVNTNGPGGGKFASARPLAEAVAAKWPANAAPQARRFVVCTGGEPLLQLDEPLVIALHDLGFEIAIETNGTQLPPPGIDWICMSPKAGAPLVLRAGQELKLVFPQKGAEPERFEHLDFQHFFLQPMDGPHRQENTQLTLRYCLEHPQWRLSLQTHKLLGIP, via the coding sequence ATGAGCTACGCAGTTAAAGAAATCTTCTATACCCTGCAAGGCGAAGGCGCCAATGTCGGGCGTCCGGCGGTCTTTTGCCGTTTCGCCGGATGTAACCTCTGGTCGGGCCGCGAGGCAGATCGCGCCAGCGCCATCTGCACGTTCTGCGATACCGACTTCGTGAACACCAATGGCCCTGGGGGCGGCAAGTTTGCCTCGGCGCGCCCCCTGGCTGAAGCCGTCGCGGCAAAGTGGCCCGCGAACGCCGCGCCACAGGCCCGGCGATTTGTCGTCTGCACCGGCGGTGAACCGCTGCTCCAGCTTGACGAGCCGCTCGTCATAGCTCTACATGATCTGGGCTTTGAGATTGCTATCGAAACCAATGGCACACAGCTTCCGCCGCCTGGCATTGATTGGATCTGTATGAGTCCCAAGGCAGGCGCGCCGCTCGTTCTGCGCGCCGGGCAAGAACTCAAGCTGGTCTTCCCTCAAAAGGGCGCGGAGCCAGAGCGATTCGAGCATCTGGATTTCCAGCATTTCTTCCTGCAACCGATGGACGGCCCCCACCGCCAGGAAAATACGCAGTTAACGCTGCGCTATTGTCTGGAGCATCCTCAATGGCGGCTGAGTTTACAGACCCATAAGCTGCTGGGCATACCCTGA
- the essC gene encoding type VII secretion protein EssC, which produces MLVATVRDRNERISRDLQLPGDTPIAQLIPQLITTMSLPARDQQGKLLPYALILRDNGYILPDDQTLISLGIASGRILLLVVPTPDERLRSTKVRSVVAAPAAAPLPSTVGAAVAVGDAPLAGITFNRPPRIRVHLPDEEVLLPKPPTTPSGSRRLDVVALIFPVFLFGILAVLLLVVIPKVLPQQNFFSPIFLVYMGVFALLNPVGQMLSFWVERRRIRKEQREQEEDYRQLLAKLRSKLDAQRIEQHRARRASSPSVRKLRSLVDERIHLWERRPDDDDFLHLRMGKTTLPSTVKVKAPDAGDNSELQNEAEALAKEFEYVSDVPITLPLPQLGSVGVTGARGPVVDFARALVCHLAVHHSPDEVRILGIYPYEQSREWEWLKWMPHTNHFRPGAQNKMLAFTPDQIEELLNEVTEEIGRREARKEEEKDGGEVESQLPYLVLLVDDYNRVRDHVGLSEVLRHGRGLNLSAIVLVDSRQDIPGDCGAILEVPSYEQMIYSVAGAEGEVKDQIAPDRVDRGTGENIARSLAPIRVSGSQGPGNIKTSVRLLDLLNLEAADQLEPRTWWGEQPRFGRLTVPIGEKSGGPLLLDLTDTAHGPHGLVAGTTGSGKSELLQTLIAALAVTHHPHLINFVLVDFKGGSAFKDFENIPHTVGMVSDLHGRLAERALVALKSELKRREHILHEANAVNITQYQAMRARDPNALPPMPSLLIVIDEFAELAKELPEFMGGLISVVQKGRSLGVHLILATQRPAGVVSANIWSNVKFRICLRVASVDDSREMLGRSDAALLPHNLPGRGYFQVGAEIFDQFQVARVAGAYRPATPRDAKKQAEIAELTRAGHIHNIGSGKSARAGAGVVTDDRSELQVMMTQMEPFKESLGAALFRPWPDPLPSDLTLPDMFQLAGKPALNGTRWEARPAFGWLNAPIGLLDLPAEQKQDVFMLDLLRFGGHALIAGSAGVGKSFLLRTITTALAMTHSPTDLNLYLIDFGGQTLRVFEKLPHVGGVFNSADSDRIRRLFRKLRGIIEERKVLFREQRVDSFLAYHNRPSAANQPQKPLPAIVVVIDRFAEFRAVHETEMPDLVAIAREGRGYGIHLVIAVDRPGIVPNNLAGNLELRYSLRLADPNDSLILLGKGDATTLDPNTPGRGLRRGRRLEEFQTALPVVGDGDDEQSQQLETLSARAAQAWKGTTAESIQLLPEYVSLPDLLTQAPTNGQTPKTEGLRVPLGLDDLTLRPVWGELNPDAQHFLIAGSAGSGKTALLRTWLLGLAQRYSPAEAQIILVDLRRTSRALRSLPHMKGYVENEVKLNEVLEGLKKELTERAQRLSSGSSSKTSPTPIVLVIDDFELVAALPKNPGTELKDVARQARDLGLHVIIAGNNNDISKSFDPLTQQAKAVRSGIVLSADPQETPLLGVRLADLPPGRGVFVQRNSRNLMQTAFLEPEAVGVWLAQIRGGGVSIKG; this is translated from the coding sequence ATGCTCGTCGCAACGGTGAGAGATCGCAACGAGCGTATCTCTCGTGATTTACAGCTTCCGGGGGATACGCCTATCGCACAACTGATCCCCCAACTAATTACCACCATGAGCCTTCCCGCGCGAGACCAGCAAGGCAAGCTGCTCCCTTATGCGCTCATCCTGCGCGACAACGGTTATATTTTGCCCGACGATCAAACGCTGATTTCCCTGGGCATTGCGTCGGGGCGCATCCTGCTCCTGGTGGTACCCACCCCCGACGAGCGTCTGCGCTCTACAAAAGTGCGCAGTGTCGTGGCGGCGCCAGCGGCTGCCCCACTTCCCAGTACGGTTGGCGCGGCGGTTGCGGTCGGCGATGCGCCGCTGGCGGGGATTACGTTCAACCGTCCGCCGCGCATCCGCGTTCATTTGCCCGATGAAGAAGTGCTGCTTCCTAAGCCTCCCACGACGCCCTCTGGTAGTCGCAGGCTTGACGTTGTGGCTTTGATCTTCCCAGTCTTTCTCTTTGGTATTCTGGCAGTTCTGCTCCTTGTGGTCATCCCTAAAGTCTTACCACAGCAGAACTTCTTCAGCCCGATCTTTCTGGTGTATATGGGCGTGTTTGCTCTGCTCAACCCGGTCGGGCAAATGCTGAGCTTCTGGGTTGAGCGGCGGCGGATTCGCAAAGAGCAGCGCGAGCAGGAAGAAGATTATCGGCAGCTTCTGGCGAAGCTGCGCTCGAAACTGGACGCGCAGCGCATCGAACAACACCGGGCGCGGCGGGCCTCCTCCCCCAGCGTGCGCAAGCTGCGCAGCCTGGTTGATGAGCGTATCCATCTTTGGGAGCGGCGGCCAGACGATGACGATTTCCTGCACCTGCGCATGGGCAAAACAACGCTGCCCTCCACGGTGAAAGTCAAAGCCCCCGACGCTGGCGATAACTCCGAGCTTCAGAATGAGGCTGAGGCGCTGGCGAAAGAGTTTGAGTACGTGTCCGATGTCCCGATCACTTTGCCATTGCCGCAGCTTGGCTCAGTCGGCGTCACGGGCGCGCGCGGGCCAGTAGTAGACTTTGCCCGCGCGCTGGTCTGCCACCTGGCGGTGCATCATTCGCCCGACGAGGTGCGTATCCTGGGCATCTATCCCTATGAGCAGAGCCGGGAATGGGAATGGCTCAAGTGGATGCCACACACCAATCACTTCAGGCCAGGCGCGCAAAATAAGATGCTGGCCTTTACCCCGGACCAGATCGAAGAACTGCTCAACGAAGTGACGGAGGAGATCGGCAGGCGCGAGGCCCGCAAAGAAGAAGAGAAAGATGGCGGTGAGGTTGAGTCGCAGTTGCCCTACCTGGTCCTGCTGGTTGATGATTATAACCGGGTGCGCGATCATGTCGGGCTTTCGGAAGTGCTGCGTCACGGGCGCGGCCTCAATCTCTCGGCTATTGTGCTGGTGGACAGCCGCCAGGATATTCCTGGCGACTGCGGCGCGATCCTGGAAGTCCCCTCTTACGAGCAGATGATTTATTCCGTTGCCGGAGCGGAGGGCGAAGTCAAGGACCAGATTGCGCCTGATCGCGTGGATCGCGGCACCGGCGAAAACATCGCCCGCAGCCTGGCGCCCATCCGCGTGAGCGGCTCACAAGGCCCAGGCAACATCAAGACCAGCGTGCGCCTGCTGGATTTGCTCAACCTGGAAGCGGCGGATCAACTGGAGCCGCGTACCTGGTGGGGCGAGCAGCCACGCTTTGGCCGCCTGACAGTGCCTATCGGGGAAAAGAGCGGCGGCCCGCTGCTGCTTGATCTGACCGATACCGCGCATGGCCCACATGGGTTGGTGGCGGGAACCACCGGCTCCGGCAAAAGCGAACTGTTGCAGACGCTGATTGCCGCGCTGGCGGTCACACACCATCCGCACCTGATTAACTTTGTGCTGGTTGACTTCAAGGGCGGCAGTGCCTTTAAGGATTTTGAGAATATCCCCCATACCGTCGGTATGGTCAGCGACCTGCATGGCCGCCTGGCAGAGCGGGCGCTGGTTGCGCTCAAAAGCGAACTGAAGCGGCGCGAGCACATTTTGCATGAAGCCAATGCGGTCAATATTACTCAGTACCAGGCGATGCGCGCCCGCGATCCCAACGCGCTGCCGCCTATGCCGAGCCTGCTGATCGTGATTGACGAGTTCGCCGAACTGGCAAAAGAACTCCCTGAGTTCATGGGCGGTCTGATTAGTGTTGTGCAGAAAGGCCGAAGTCTGGGTGTTCACCTGATCCTGGCGACCCAACGCCCCGCGGGCGTTGTCAGCGCCAATATCTGGTCGAACGTAAAGTTCCGTATTTGTCTGCGCGTGGCTTCGGTTGATGACAGCCGCGAGATGCTGGGGCGCTCGGACGCCGCCCTGCTGCCACATAACCTGCCTGGGCGCGGCTATTTCCAGGTCGGGGCAGAGATTTTCGACCAGTTCCAGGTAGCGCGCGTGGCCGGAGCCTACCGGCCAGCCACTCCGCGCGACGCCAAAAAGCAGGCTGAAATCGCCGAACTGACCCGCGCGGGCCACATCCACAATATCGGTTCCGGTAAGTCGGCGCGGGCGGGCGCTGGGGTCGTCACTGATGACCGCAGCGAATTGCAAGTGATGATGACGCAGATGGAGCCATTCAAGGAATCGCTGGGCGCGGCGCTCTTCCGTCCCTGGCCGGACCCTTTGCCTAGTGACCTGACGCTCCCAGATATGTTCCAACTGGCAGGTAAACCAGCCCTCAATGGGACGCGCTGGGAGGCGCGCCCGGCGTTTGGCTGGCTGAACGCGCCTATTGGCTTGCTCGACCTGCCCGCTGAGCAGAAACAAGATGTCTTTATGCTGGACCTGCTGCGCTTTGGCGGCCACGCGCTGATTGCCGGTTCGGCTGGAGTTGGCAAGAGTTTCTTGCTGCGCACCATTACTACTGCGCTGGCGATGACGCATTCGCCCACCGATCTCAATCTCTATCTGATTGATTTCGGTGGGCAGACGTTACGGGTCTTCGAGAAACTGCCCCATGTGGGCGGCGTCTTTAATTCCGCTGATTCGGATCGCATCCGTCGGCTCTTCCGCAAGCTGCGCGGCATCATCGAAGAGCGTAAAGTCCTCTTCCGCGAGCAGCGCGTTGACAGCTTCCTGGCATATCACAATCGCCCCAGCGCGGCCAATCAGCCGCAAAAGCCGCTGCCCGCCATTGTCGTGGTTATTGATAGGTTTGCGGAGTTCCGCGCCGTCCACGAGACCGAGATGCCCGATCTGGTTGCCATCGCCCGCGAGGGCCGAGGTTACGGCATCCATCTGGTCATTGCCGTTGATCGCCCTGGCATCGTACCGAACAATCTGGCCGGAAATCTGGAACTGCGCTATAGCTTGCGACTGGCTGACCCCAACGATTCGCTCATCTTACTTGGTAAAGGCGATGCTACCACGCTCGATCCCAATACACCAGGACGCGGCTTGCGGCGCGGGCGTCGCCTGGAAGAATTCCAGACCGCCCTGCCGGTGGTGGGTGATGGTGATGATGAACAAAGCCAGCAGCTTGAGACGCTGTCGGCGCGGGCGGCCCAGGCATGGAAAGGCACAACGGCAGAATCTATTCAACTGTTGCCCGAATACGTTTCGCTGCCCGACCTGCTTACCCAGGCGCCAACGAATGGGCAGACTCCCAAGACCGAAGGATTGCGCGTTCCCCTTGGCCTGGATGATCTGACGCTCCGGCCCGTGTGGGGCGAACTCAACCCGGACGCCCAGCATTTCCTGATTGCCGGGAGCGCGGGCAGTGGCAAGACCGCTCTGCTGCGCACCTGGCTGCTGGGGCTGGCGCAACGCTATTCGCCCGCCGAGGCGCAGATCATTCTGGTTGACTTGCGCCGCACATCGCGCGCGCTGCGATCTCTGCCACATATGAAGGGATATGTGGAGAATGAGGTGAAGCTGAATGAGGTTCTGGAGGGGTTGAAGAAAGAGTTGACCGAGCGCGCCCAGCGGCTGAGTAGCGGGTCATCCTCGAAGACATCGCCGACGCCCATCGTCCTCGTGATTGATGATTTTGAGTTGGTGGCCGCTTTGCCCAAAAATCCTGGCACAGAATTGAAAGATGTCGCCCGCCAGGCGCGCGACCTTGGCCTGCACGTCATTATCGCAGGCAACAACAACGATATTAGCAAGTCCTTTGATCCGCTGACACAGCAGGCCAAAGCCGTTCGATCAGGCATTGTGCTGAGCGCCGACCCCCAGGAGACCCCCCTTCTGGGCGTGCGGCTGGCCGATTTGCCACCAGGACGGGGCGTCTTCGTCCAGCGCAACAGCCGCAACCTGATGCAAACAGCCTTTCTGGAGCCGGAAGCGGTGGGGGTCTGGCTGGCGCAGATTCGCGGCGGCGGTGTCAGTATCAAAGGGTAA